A part of Toxotes jaculatrix isolate fToxJac2 chromosome 24, fToxJac2.pri, whole genome shotgun sequence genomic DNA contains:
- the pspc1 gene encoding paraspeckle component 1 isoform X4, translating into MASRNMQQANMQSSNSPQPTKHGNDSPAAEQLPANKDSPAQPPPAPQQQQQPPTAEQADGAGEGAGEGPAEMTLDITSFRKPGEKTFTQRCRLFVGSLPVDIPEEDFKNMFAKYGKVNEVFINRERGFGFIRLETRTLAEIAKAELDGTILNNRPIRIRFATHGAALTVRNLLPAVTNELLEQAFSQFGLVERAIVVTDDRGRPTGRGIVEFANKAAARKALERCTEGALLLTTTPCPAIVEPSEHFDDEDGLPEKLLQKVPKYHKEREQPPHFAQPGTFEFEYSSRWKALDEMEKQQREQVDRNIREAKEKLEAELESAKHEHQLMLMRQDLMRRQEELRRLEELRNQELQRRKQIEMRHEEERRRREEEMMRHREQEDLRRQPEGFKPNYLDNVLFVSCLR; encoded by the exons ATGGCCAGTCGAAATATGCAACAAGCGAACATGCAAAGCAGCAACTCTCCTCAACCTACGAAACACGGGAACGACTCCCCGGCCGCGGAGCAGTTACCGGCGAACAAAGACAGCCCAGCgcagcctcctcctgctccgcagcagcagcagcagccccccACGGCCGAACAAGCGGACGGAGCAGGTGAGGGAGCTGGAGAAGGTCCCGCTGAAATGACTCTGGACATAACGAGTTTTCGAAAGCCCGGTGAGAAGACTTTCACCCAGCGGTGTCGGCTCTTTGTCGGGAGTCTTCCGGTGGATATTCCGGAGGAGGACTTCAAAAACATGTTCGCAAAATATGGGAAAGTTAACGAGGTGTTTATTAACAGAGAGCGGGGATTCGGCTTCATTCGCCTG GAAACCCGGACGCTGGCGGAGATTGCAAAAGCTGAGCTGGACGGGACAATTTTAAATAATCGACCCATCAGGATCCGCTTTGCTACACATGGTGCTGCACTCACAGTCCGCAACCTGCTGCCTGCAGTAACAAACGAACTGCTCGAACAG GCGTTCTCTCAGTTCGGGCTGGTGGAACGGGCTATTGTTGTGACAGATGACCGTGGCCGTCCCACTGGGAGAGGCATTGTGGAGTTCGCAAACAAAGCAGCTGCACGTAAAGCCCTGGAGCGCTGCACCGAGGGAGCGCTGCTGCTGACCAC CACACCATGTCCAGCCATTGTGGAGCCCTCAGAGCACTTTGATGATGAGGATGGACTGCCTGAAAAACTGCTGCAGAAGGTTCCAAAGTACCACAA GGAACGAGAGCAGCCGCCACATTTCGCCCAGCCGGGAACGTTCGAGTTTGAATACTCGTCTCGCTGGAAAGCTCTTGATGAgatggagaagcagcagagagagcaggtgGACAGGAACATTAGAGAAGCCAAAGAGAAACTGGAGGCTGAGCTGGAGTCGGCCAAACATGAACATCAGCTCATGTTAATGAGACAAG atcTAATGAGACgtcaggaggagctgaggagactGGAGGAGCTTCGTAACCAGGAGCTGCAGAGGCGAAAGCAGATCGAGATGAG acacgaggaggagaggaggaggagagaggaggagatgatgagacacagagagcaggaggaccTGAGGCGCCAACCAGAGGGCTTCAAACCAAACTACCTGGACAAT
- the pspc1 gene encoding paraspeckle component 1 isoform X3, with product MASRNMQQANMQSSNSPQPTKHGNDSPAAEQLPANKDSPAQPPPAPQQQQQPPTAEQADGAGEGAGEGPAEMTLDITSFRKPGEKTFTQRCRLFVGSLPVDIPEEDFKNMFAKYGKVNEVFINRERGFGFIRLETRTLAEIAKAELDGTILNNRPIRIRFATHGAALTVRNLLPAVTNELLEQAFSQFGLVERAIVVTDDRGRPTGRGIVEFANKAAARKALERCTEGALLLTTTPCPAIVEPSEHFDDEDGLPEKLLQKVPKYHKEREQPPHFAQPGTFEFEYSSRWKALDEMEKQQREQVDRNIREAKEKLEAELESAKHEHQLMLMRQDLMRRQEELRRLEELRNQELQRRKQIEMRHEEERRRREEEMMRHREQEDLRRQPEGFKPNYLDNMALTRGLQGLVVTRVK from the exons ATGGCCAGTCGAAATATGCAACAAGCGAACATGCAAAGCAGCAACTCTCCTCAACCTACGAAACACGGGAACGACTCCCCGGCCGCGGAGCAGTTACCGGCGAACAAAGACAGCCCAGCgcagcctcctcctgctccgcagcagcagcagcagccccccACGGCCGAACAAGCGGACGGAGCAGGTGAGGGAGCTGGAGAAGGTCCCGCTGAAATGACTCTGGACATAACGAGTTTTCGAAAGCCCGGTGAGAAGACTTTCACCCAGCGGTGTCGGCTCTTTGTCGGGAGTCTTCCGGTGGATATTCCGGAGGAGGACTTCAAAAACATGTTCGCAAAATATGGGAAAGTTAACGAGGTGTTTATTAACAGAGAGCGGGGATTCGGCTTCATTCGCCTG GAAACCCGGACGCTGGCGGAGATTGCAAAAGCTGAGCTGGACGGGACAATTTTAAATAATCGACCCATCAGGATCCGCTTTGCTACACATGGTGCTGCACTCACAGTCCGCAACCTGCTGCCTGCAGTAACAAACGAACTGCTCGAACAG GCGTTCTCTCAGTTCGGGCTGGTGGAACGGGCTATTGTTGTGACAGATGACCGTGGCCGTCCCACTGGGAGAGGCATTGTGGAGTTCGCAAACAAAGCAGCTGCACGTAAAGCCCTGGAGCGCTGCACCGAGGGAGCGCTGCTGCTGACCAC CACACCATGTCCAGCCATTGTGGAGCCCTCAGAGCACTTTGATGATGAGGATGGACTGCCTGAAAAACTGCTGCAGAAGGTTCCAAAGTACCACAA GGAACGAGAGCAGCCGCCACATTTCGCCCAGCCGGGAACGTTCGAGTTTGAATACTCGTCTCGCTGGAAAGCTCTTGATGAgatggagaagcagcagagagagcaggtgGACAGGAACATTAGAGAAGCCAAAGAGAAACTGGAGGCTGAGCTGGAGTCGGCCAAACATGAACATCAGCTCATGTTAATGAGACAAG atcTAATGAGACgtcaggaggagctgaggagactGGAGGAGCTTCGTAACCAGGAGCTGCAGAGGCGAAAGCAGATCGAGATGAG acacgaggaggagaggaggaggagagaggaggagatgatgagacacagagagcaggaggaccTGAGGCGCCAACCAGAGGGCTTCAAACCAAACTACCTGGACAAT